A genomic window from Rhizobium sp. EC-SD404 includes:
- a CDS encoding ATP-binding cassette domain-containing protein, translating into MLDRTDTRALAATPVSGRDLKIERGGRLLLDIEQIVFGHQAVTAILGPNGAGKSMLIKSLAGLQKPDRGDVSWNGSAPSRDGYRKVGMLLQHPVLFRRSAIANVVYALKQAGHGTRDAQALAHGALEHAGLSAIADTSARLLSGGEKQRLAMARALALKPEILFLDEPTASLDPASTLRIEEMIGAAAKAGTIIVLVTHDMAQARRLSERVLLMHRGRIVEDGQTAEFFDRPQTQEARAFAAGEILL; encoded by the coding sequence ATGCTTGACCGCACCGATACAAGGGCGCTGGCCGCCACCCCCGTTTCGGGACGCGATCTCAAGATCGAGCGCGGCGGCAGGCTGCTGCTCGATATCGAGCAGATCGTCTTCGGCCATCAGGCCGTCACCGCCATACTCGGCCCCAACGGCGCCGGCAAATCCATGTTGATCAAGTCGCTCGCCGGGCTGCAGAAGCCGGATCGCGGCGACGTTTCCTGGAACGGCTCGGCGCCCTCGCGCGATGGCTACCGCAAGGTCGGCATGCTGCTGCAGCATCCCGTGCTGTTTCGCCGTTCGGCGATCGCCAACGTCGTTTACGCCCTGAAACAGGCGGGCCATGGCACCCGCGACGCGCAGGCGCTGGCGCACGGAGCGCTCGAGCATGCCGGCCTTTCCGCCATCGCCGACACTTCGGCGCGGCTTCTCTCCGGCGGGGAGAAACAGCGCCTTGCCATGGCCCGGGCGCTCGCCCTGAAGCCCGAGATCCTCTTCCTCGATGAGCCGACGGCGAGCCTCGATCCCGCCTCCACGCTGCGCATCGAAGAGATGATCGGCGCCGCAGCAAAGGCCGGAACGATCATCGTGCTCGTCACCCACGACATGGCCCAGGCAAGGCGCCTCTCCGAGCGCGTGCTTTTGATGCATCGCGGCCGGATCGTCGAGGATGGACAGACTGCCGAATTCTTCGATCGCCCGCAGACGCAGGAAGCGCGCGCCTTCGCCGCCGGCGAAATCCTTCTCTGA
- a CDS encoding substrate-binding domain-containing protein, whose protein sequence is MNRLTLLSAGVAFTLAAAPALAQEDNFIIVQSTTSTEASGLYEHLLPIFQEEAGIEVRVVAVGTGQAINNAENCDGDVLLVHATAQEEAFVEAGFGVSREPLMYNDFVIVGPPADPAGVAGSTDVVDAMTKIAESESIFASRGDDSGTHSKELELWEVAGIDVSAESGSWYRETGSGMGETLNTGIGMGGYVLTDRATWINYGNKGEYTVAVEGDEAMFNPYGIILVSPEHCANVKVEAGQTFIDWMLSDAGQQAIADYEIDGEQLFFPDADASQS, encoded by the coding sequence ATGAACAGACTGACATTGCTTTCCGCAGGCGTGGCCTTCACGCTTGCCGCCGCACCGGCGCTCGCCCAGGAAGACAACTTCATCATCGTCCAGTCGACGACCTCGACCGAAGCCTCCGGCCTTTACGAGCATCTGCTGCCGATCTTCCAGGAAGAAGCGGGCATCGAGGTTCGCGTCGTTGCCGTCGGCACCGGCCAGGCGATCAACAACGCCGAGAACTGCGACGGCGACGTTCTGCTGGTGCATGCAACCGCGCAGGAGGAAGCCTTCGTCGAGGCTGGTTTCGGCGTTTCGCGCGAGCCTTTGATGTACAACGACTTCGTCATCGTCGGCCCCCCTGCCGATCCGGCCGGTGTTGCCGGCTCGACCGACGTGGTCGACGCGATGACGAAAATCGCCGAGAGCGAGTCCATCTTCGCGTCGCGCGGCGACGATTCCGGCACACACAGCAAGGAACTGGAACTCTGGGAAGTTGCCGGGATCGACGTTTCTGCGGAAAGCGGAAGCTGGTATCGCGAAACCGGCTCCGGCATGGGTGAGACGCTCAACACCGGCATCGGCATGGGCGGCTACGTGCTGACCGATCGCGCGACCTGGATCAACTACGGCAACAAGGGCGAGTACACGGTCGCTGTCGAAGGCGACGAGGCAATGTTCAACCCCTACGGCATCATCCTCGTCAGCCCCGAGCACTGCGCGAACGTCAAGGTCGAAGCCGGCCAGACCTTCATCGATTGGATGCTTTCGGATGCGGGCCAGCAGGCGATCGCAGACTACGAGATCGACGGCGAGCAGTTGTTCTTCCCGGACGCCGATGCGAGCCAGAGCTGA
- a CDS encoding dihydrodipicolinate synthase family protein yields MWSGILPAVTTKFKEDESLDHAEMERCFGLQIDAGVDGLIVAGSLGEGPMLTQEERIEVYHTAKAAAGKRPVLVTVAEASTAAACAMAKKAAQAGADGLMVVPSPIYHTDARETEANLRAIAAAGDLPVMIYSNRVAYRVDVTPQLMADLADDARFVAIKESSDDIRRTTEIINHLGDRYAVLTGVDNLAFEALSVGATGWVAGLVVAFPKETVAIWQLMQAGRRDEALAIYRWFRPLLDLDVSTYLVQNIKLAEALSIKTTEHVRGPRLPLAGERRAEVERIIRGAIEMRPTLPALDIAA; encoded by the coding sequence ATGTGGAGTGGCATCCTTCCCGCCGTTACAACGAAGTTCAAGGAGGATGAAAGCCTCGACCATGCGGAGATGGAGCGTTGCTTCGGCCTGCAGATCGACGCGGGCGTCGACGGGCTGATCGTCGCCGGGTCGCTCGGCGAAGGCCCGATGCTGACGCAGGAAGAGCGCATCGAGGTCTACCACACCGCAAAGGCCGCGGCCGGCAAGCGACCCGTCCTGGTGACGGTCGCGGAAGCATCGACAGCGGCGGCATGCGCGATGGCGAAGAAGGCAGCACAGGCCGGGGCCGATGGACTGATGGTCGTGCCGAGCCCGATCTATCATACCGACGCGCGCGAGACCGAGGCCAATCTGCGCGCCATCGCAGCTGCCGGCGATCTGCCGGTGATGATCTACTCGAACCGCGTCGCCTACCGCGTTGACGTGACTCCGCAATTGATGGCCGACCTTGCCGACGACGCCCGCTTCGTCGCCATCAAGGAATCCTCCGACGACATTCGCCGCACCACCGAGATCATCAATCATCTGGGTGATCGCTACGCCGTGCTGACCGGCGTCGACAATCTTGCTTTCGAGGCGCTGTCGGTCGGCGCGACGGGTTGGGTCGCCGGCCTCGTCGTTGCCTTCCCCAAGGAAACGGTCGCCATCTGGCAGCTCATGCAGGCTGGCCGCCGCGACGAGGCGCTTGCGATCTACCGCTGGTTCCGCCCGCTGCTCGATCTCGATGTCTCCACCTATCTCGTCCAGAACATCAAGCTGGCCGAAGCGCTCTCCATAAAGACCACCGAGCATGTGCGCGGACCGAGGCTCCCGCTTGCGGGCGAGCGGCGCGCCGAGGTCGAGCGCATCATCCGTGGAGCGATCGAGATGCGCCCGACCCTCCCCGCACTGGACATTGCGGCCTGA
- a CDS encoding iron ABC transporter permease: protein MTTPLVLLALGIGALALFAMTIGAYRLDLTDIFSVVFGQAAADPRAQIVIWSIRLPRVLGALALGACLAAAGAVYQQIFRNPLVSPDILGVSAGAGLGAVIGIFLSLPVIGIQMLAFVGGLTAVGAVMGLAAGIRRQDTVLVLVLAGVVIGALAGSATSLLKVLADPYDQLPAITFWLLGSLAAIAGSDIMAALPFAIVALVPLILLRHKVDVLAMGDEEARALGVDTGRIRIILIVAATLITASVVSFAGVVGWVGLIIPHFARMLVGPSFHRLLPTAILIGAGFMLVVDTIARTIAVTEVPLGILTAVIGAPVFVYLLARGRRAWS from the coding sequence TTGACGACACCATTGGTTCTCCTCGCTCTCGGCATCGGCGCCTTGGCGCTCTTCGCCATGACGATCGGTGCCTATCGACTGGATCTCACCGACATCTTCTCCGTTGTCTTCGGGCAGGCGGCCGCGGACCCGCGGGCGCAGATCGTCATCTGGTCAATTCGTCTGCCGCGCGTGCTTGGCGCGCTCGCTCTCGGCGCCTGCCTGGCGGCGGCCGGAGCGGTCTATCAGCAGATCTTCCGCAATCCGCTCGTCTCGCCCGACATCCTCGGCGTCTCGGCCGGCGCAGGGCTCGGCGCCGTCATCGGCATCTTCCTGTCGCTGCCGGTCATCGGAATACAGATGCTCGCCTTCGTCGGTGGCCTGACTGCCGTCGGTGCGGTGATGGGGCTGGCAGCCGGCATCCGGCGGCAGGACACGGTGCTCGTGCTGGTGCTTGCAGGCGTGGTGATCGGCGCGCTGGCCGGTTCAGCGACGTCGCTGTTGAAGGTGCTGGCCGATCCCTATGACCAGCTCCCCGCCATCACCTTCTGGCTGCTCGGCAGTCTCGCCGCCATCGCCGGCAGCGACATCATGGCGGCCCTGCCGTTTGCGATCGTGGCACTCGTTCCGCTCATCCTGCTGCGACACAAGGTCGATGTTCTCGCTATGGGCGACGAGGAAGCCCGCGCGCTCGGCGTCGATACCGGCCGCATCCGCATCATCCTGATTGTCGCAGCCACGCTGATCACCGCGTCGGTCGTTTCCTTTGCAGGCGTCGTCGGCTGGGTCGGGCTGATCATCCCGCATTTCGCGCGCATGCTGGTCGGCCCGAGCTTCCACCGCCTGTTGCCGACAGCGATCCTCATCGGGGCCGGATTCATGCTGGTCGTCGACACCATCGCCCGCACCATCGCTGTGACGGAAGTGCCGCTCGGCATCCTCACCGCCGTGATCGGCGCGCCGGTTTTCGTCTATCTGCTGGCGCGCGGCCGGAGGGCATGGTCGTGA
- a CDS encoding 4-hydroxyproline epimerase → MARHSFFCIDGHTCGNPVRVVAGGGPQLQGATMLERRAHFIAEYDWIRTGLMFEPRGHDIMSGSILYPPTRADCDIAILFIETSGCLPMCGHGTIGTVTTMIEHGLVKPKTPGIVKLDTPAGLVTATYRQEGDYVEEVRITNVASFLHAEGLKADVEGLGEITVDVAYGGNFYAIVEPQAAFSDIADVSVQDLLTWSPRLRAALNAKYEFQHPEHADIKGLRHVLWAGAPRDRQAHARNAVFYGEAAIDRSPCGTGTSARMAHWAAKGKLAAGDDFIHESIIGSLFHGRVESETTVGGKPAIIPSIGGWARVTGLNTIFIDDRDPYAHGFSLAAL, encoded by the coding sequence ATGGCGCGCCACTCCTTCTTCTGCATCGACGGTCACACCTGCGGCAATCCCGTTCGCGTCGTCGCCGGCGGCGGGCCGCAGCTTCAGGGCGCGACCATGCTGGAGCGCCGCGCGCATTTCATCGCCGAATACGACTGGATCCGCACCGGGCTGATGTTCGAGCCACGCGGCCACGACATCATGTCCGGCTCGATCCTCTACCCGCCGACCCGGGCCGACTGCGACATCGCCATCCTCTTCATCGAGACGTCGGGCTGCCTGCCCATGTGCGGCCACGGCACCATCGGCACGGTCACGACGATGATCGAACACGGGCTGGTCAAGCCAAAGACGCCGGGCATCGTAAAGCTCGACACGCCGGCGGGCCTCGTCACCGCAACCTACCGGCAGGAAGGCGACTATGTTGAAGAGGTCCGCATCACCAATGTCGCGTCCTTCCTCCATGCCGAAGGGCTGAAGGCGGACGTCGAAGGCCTGGGCGAGATCACGGTGGACGTTGCCTATGGCGGCAATTTCTACGCCATCGTCGAGCCGCAGGCCGCCTTCTCCGATATCGCCGATGTGTCGGTGCAGGACCTTCTGACCTGGAGCCCGCGCCTGCGCGCTGCGCTGAATGCCAAATACGAGTTCCAGCATCCCGAACATGCCGACATCAAGGGCCTGCGCCATGTTCTGTGGGCCGGCGCGCCGCGCGACCGACAAGCGCACGCGCGCAACGCCGTCTTCTATGGCGAAGCCGCGATCGACCGCTCGCCCTGCGGCACGGGCACCTCGGCGCGCATGGCGCACTGGGCGGCGAAGGGAAAGCTGGCGGCAGGCGACGATTTCATCCACGAAAGCATCATCGGGTCCCTCTTCCATGGCCGCGTCGAAAGCGAGACGACCGTCGGCGGCAAGCCGGCGATCATTCCGTCCATCGGCGGCTGGGCACGCGTCACCGGGCTCAACACGATCTTCATCGACGACCGCGACCCGTATGCGCACGGTTTTTCGCTCGCGGCGCTTTGA
- a CDS encoding ABC transporter permease, which produces MQSFADAFGEAFRLIASFDADLRAIVFLSLQVSLSAVIVAAIIGLPLGAFLAVANFPGRTAIVVAITALMGLPPVVVGLIVYLLLSNSGALGPLQLLYTPTAMIIAQSLLITPIIAALARQTIEDLNDEYHQQMTLFGLTSGQRLVTLLWEGRFSLMTALLAGFGRAIAEVGAVIIVGGNINHVTRVMTTTIALETAKGNLALALGLGIILVSIAVAVNSLVFALRGTAERAAYA; this is translated from the coding sequence ATGCAGAGTTTTGCAGACGCGTTTGGTGAAGCCTTTCGGCTGATCGCATCCTTCGATGCCGATCTGCGTGCCATCGTGTTCTTGTCACTGCAGGTGAGTCTGTCGGCCGTCATCGTCGCCGCGATCATCGGCCTGCCGCTGGGCGCGTTCCTCGCCGTGGCCAACTTTCCGGGCCGAACGGCAATCGTCGTTGCCATCACAGCGCTCATGGGGCTGCCACCGGTCGTCGTCGGCCTGATCGTCTACCTGCTGCTCTCGAATTCCGGCGCCCTCGGGCCGCTGCAACTGCTGTACACGCCCACTGCGATGATCATTGCGCAGTCGCTCCTGATCACGCCGATCATCGCGGCGCTGGCCCGTCAGACGATCGAGGACCTGAACGACGAATACCACCAGCAGATGACCCTCTTCGGCCTGACCAGCGGCCAGCGATTGGTCACGCTCCTTTGGGAAGGACGCTTCTCGCTGATGACCGCGCTGCTTGCCGGCTTCGGCCGCGCCATCGCCGAGGTTGGGGCGGTCATCATCGTCGGCGGCAACATCAACCACGTCACCCGCGTCATGACGACGACGATCGCGCTGGAAACGGCAAAGGGCAATCTGGCACTAGCGCTCGGGCTCGGCATCATCCTGGTGTCCATTGCCGTTGCCGTAAACAGCCTTGTCTTCGCCTTGCGCGGAACGGCGGAGCGCGCTGCCTATGCTTGA
- a CDS encoding TOBE domain-containing protein yields MKLSARNVFEGKIVEITRGAVAGKVKIDIGGGHFVTSTVTVEAIDDLNLSEGKTVTAIVKSSDIILGVE; encoded by the coding sequence ATGAAACTCAGCGCACGCAATGTGTTCGAAGGCAAGATCGTCGAAATCACCCGGGGAGCCGTAGCCGGCAAGGTGAAGATCGATATCGGCGGAGGTCACTTCGTCACGTCCACCGTGACGGTCGAAGCGATCGACGATCTCAATTTGTCGGAAGGCAAGACGGTCACCGCGATCGTCAAATCCTCGGACATCATTCTCGGCGTCGAGTGA
- a CDS encoding ABC transporter ATP-binding protein — protein MTLLRAERLAIGYGRTQIASGIDLTIRAGTITCLLGPNGCGKTTLLKTLIGLIPPLAGSVTVDDATIAGLSATEKARRIAYVPQQHAPPFPFTVGDVVMMGRQAHLGLFAAPGKRDRERVGAVLAQIGMGHLVEADYSRLSGGQRQMVLIARALAQDTTLLVLDEPTASLDFGNQALILSETVRLAQAGFTILMSTHDPDHAFAVADDVILMRDGVILARGAPRETLTAEALQAVYGVEIAVETLASGTTIAVPQIQGVTRRRE, from the coding sequence GTGACCCTGCTTCGCGCCGAGCGCCTCGCCATCGGCTACGGCCGGACGCAGATTGCGTCGGGTATCGATCTCACGATCCGTGCCGGCACGATCACATGCCTGCTCGGACCGAATGGATGCGGCAAGACGACCTTGCTGAAGACGCTGATCGGCCTCATTCCGCCGCTCGCCGGATCGGTGACGGTGGATGATGCGACGATTGCCGGCCTTTCGGCGACGGAGAAAGCACGCCGCATCGCCTATGTCCCGCAGCAACACGCGCCTCCCTTCCCGTTCACCGTCGGTGACGTGGTGATGATGGGTCGGCAGGCGCATCTCGGCCTTTTCGCAGCACCGGGCAAACGCGATCGCGAACGGGTTGGCGCGGTGCTCGCGCAGATCGGTATGGGGCACCTTGTCGAGGCTGATTATTCGCGGCTTTCCGGTGGCCAGCGACAGATGGTGCTCATCGCACGGGCGTTGGCTCAGGACACCACGCTGCTTGTGCTCGACGAACCGACGGCGAGCCTCGATTTCGGCAATCAGGCGCTGATCCTGTCCGAAACAGTGCGGCTGGCGCAGGCAGGCTTCACGATCCTGATGTCGACGCACGACCCCGATCACGCATTTGCCGTGGCGGACGATGTGATCCTGATGAGGGATGGTGTCATTCTTGCCCGTGGCGCGCCGCGCGAGACGCTGACGGCAGAGGCGCTGCAAGCTGTCTACGGCGTCGAGATCGCGGTGGAGACGCTGGCGAGCGGCACGACGATCGCCGTGCCGCAGATTCAAGGGGTCACTCGACGCCGAGAATGA
- a CDS encoding FAD-dependent oxidoreductase, with translation MNAGRYDIAVIGAGVIGTTTALYLAERGLSVALVDRKGISSETSAGNAGAFAFSDILPLASPGIMLKAPFWLMDPTGPLSVPPAYLPTIAPWLWRFFKAGSRKNYERSISAQAALMRVAEAETEQLLERTGLKHMIVARGALHLYDTERSFNAAARGWDRRTEYGISHRHLDRAGIDAIQPGTAQTFRHGTHVASWSNVADPKAYVVALGERAVSLGVHMEVADIERIAVEDAGVRLSFTDGRSLLTEQAVIAAGAWSHRLAALIGDRIPLETERGYNTTLPKSALDLNCQIIFDDHGFVVSPLGQAVRVGGAVELAGLDRPPNFQRSKTMLAKAARFLPELNPVGGTEWMGFRPSLPDSLPAIGRSRRVPRVIHAFGHGHLGLTQSAATAKLVADIALDRDTEIPLTPYSPHRF, from the coding sequence ATGAACGCCGGCCGATACGATATTGCCGTGATCGGCGCCGGCGTGATCGGAACGACGACCGCGCTCTATCTTGCCGAGCGCGGCCTGTCGGTCGCGCTCGTCGACCGCAAGGGCATCTCGTCCGAGACCAGCGCCGGCAATGCGGGCGCCTTCGCCTTTTCCGACATTCTGCCGCTCGCCTCTCCGGGCATCATGCTGAAAGCACCGTTCTGGCTGATGGATCCGACCGGGCCGCTTTCGGTGCCGCCGGCCTATCTGCCGACGATCGCACCGTGGCTCTGGCGGTTCTTCAAAGCCGGCAGCCGCAAGAACTATGAACGCAGCATTTCGGCGCAGGCGGCCTTGATGCGTGTCGCTGAGGCCGAGACGGAGCAGCTTCTGGAGCGCACCGGCTTGAAGCATATGATCGTGGCTCGCGGCGCCCTGCATCTCTACGACACCGAACGCAGCTTCAATGCCGCTGCGCGCGGCTGGGACCGGCGCACCGAATACGGCATCAGCCACCGCCATCTCGACCGCGCCGGCATCGACGCGATCCAGCCGGGCACGGCGCAGACCTTTCGCCACGGCACCCATGTGGCCAGCTGGTCGAACGTTGCCGACCCGAAAGCCTATGTCGTTGCGCTCGGCGAGCGCGCCGTATCCCTCGGCGTCCATATGGAAGTCGCCGACATTGAACGGATCGCCGTCGAGGACGCCGGCGTCCGCCTCTCCTTCACCGATGGACGCTCGCTGCTCACCGAGCAGGCGGTGATTGCGGCAGGCGCCTGGTCGCATCGGCTGGCGGCATTGATCGGCGACCGGATCCCGCTAGAAACGGAGCGGGGCTACAACACGACGCTTCCGAAATCGGCACTCGATCTCAATTGTCAGATCATTTTCGACGACCATGGCTTCGTGGTGTCGCCGCTCGGGCAGGCCGTGCGCGTCGGAGGCGCGGTAGAGTTGGCGGGGCTTGACCGGCCGCCGAACTTCCAACGCTCGAAGACGATGCTTGCCAAAGCTGCACGGTTCCTGCCGGAATTGAACCCTGTGGGTGGCACGGAATGGATGGGCTTTCGCCCCTCCCTGCCCGATTCCCTGCCCGCCATCGGACGGTCGCGCCGCGTACCCCGTGTAATCCATGCCTTCGGACACGGCCACCTCGGCCTGACGCAGTCCGCGGCGACCGCAAAGCTCGTTGCCGACATCGCGCTCGATCGCGACACCGAAATCCCGCTTACACCTTATTCACCGCACCGGTTCTGA
- a CDS encoding iron ABC transporter substrate-binding protein produces the protein MTITTKLAAVILASILFLPIAQARTITDSAGRVVEIPDEIKRVYAAGPPAMVLLYALRPEVMTGWPRRPYPEEMPYIAEPYRDLPETGRLTGRGGEANLEVVLSIQPHLILDFGSVTDTYVSLADRVQQQTGIPYLLIDGRFENTAEALRLVGEALGVPERGEELAAYVEATFADIDQVLAEVPVEERPRTYLARGPDGLETGLVGSINTEIIERAGGRNVADPGNGQRGLVQASMEQVLTANPDTIITWDRNFHAAVWTDPLWQSVEAVRNERVFLSPTAPFGWIDRPPSINRIMGLKWLSGLFYPDRIEFDIREDTRAFYELFYHVTLSDAELNTLVEWSDGQPPAAPR, from the coding sequence ATGACCATCACGACAAAGCTTGCTGCCGTCATCCTCGCATCCATCCTCTTCCTGCCGATCGCACAGGCGCGCACGATTACCGACAGCGCCGGACGCGTCGTCGAGATCCCGGACGAGATCAAGCGCGTCTATGCCGCCGGACCGCCGGCCATGGTGCTGCTTTATGCCTTGCGGCCTGAGGTGATGACCGGCTGGCCGCGCCGGCCCTACCCGGAAGAGATGCCGTATATCGCCGAGCCCTACCGCGACCTGCCCGAAACGGGCCGGCTGACGGGACGCGGCGGCGAAGCCAATCTCGAAGTCGTGCTGTCCATCCAGCCCCATCTCATTCTCGATTTCGGCTCGGTAACAGACACCTATGTGTCGCTTGCCGATCGCGTGCAGCAGCAGACCGGCATTCCCTATCTCCTGATCGACGGACGGTTCGAGAACACGGCCGAGGCCTTGCGTCTCGTCGGAGAGGCGCTCGGCGTGCCCGAACGCGGCGAGGAACTCGCCGCATATGTAGAAGCCACCTTCGCCGATATCGATCAGGTTCTGGCCGAAGTGCCGGTCGAAGAGCGTCCGCGCACCTATCTTGCCCGGGGGCCCGACGGGCTCGAAACCGGCCTTGTCGGCTCGATCAATACCGAGATCATCGAACGGGCGGGCGGGCGCAACGTCGCCGATCCCGGCAATGGCCAGCGCGGCCTCGTGCAGGCCTCGATGGAACAGGTGCTGACTGCAAATCCCGACACGATCATCACCTGGGACCGCAATTTCCACGCCGCAGTCTGGACCGATCCGCTTTGGCAAAGCGTCGAGGCCGTACGCAATGAGCGCGTCTTTTTAAGCCCGACGGCGCCGTTCGGCTGGATCGACCGTCCGCCCTCGATCAACCGAATCATGGGCCTAAAATGGCTGAGCGGTCTGTTCTATCCGGACCGGATCGAGTTCGACATCCGCGAGGACACGCGCGCTTTCTACGAGCTGTTCTACCACGTGACGCTGTCCGACGCGGAACTGAACACGCTCGTCGAATGGTCGGATGGCCAGCCACCGGCTGCGCCGCGCTGA
- a CDS encoding substrate-binding domain-containing protein: protein MSARVSIHAAGSLKAVVGEIAHAYGAANGTQITTRFGASGLLRQRIEAGQRPDLFFSADLHHPRQLQEAGLAGPPHAILSNTLCLILRAGLKVEPDTLLDALLARDVTIGMSTPGDDPSGDYALEFFRRCDALRPGSFDSLSVKARRLTGSVDKPKAPGGRNLYGWLMAKPAADIFVTYRTNATIALQEEPSLGVVDLPENLAVGATYGLALLDGAGDAAKRFADHLSSDSVGDIFARHGFTHLTGTRP from the coding sequence ATGAGCGCCCGGGTTTCCATCCATGCCGCCGGCAGCCTGAAGGCGGTCGTCGGCGAAATCGCCCATGCCTATGGCGCGGCGAACGGGACGCAGATCACCACGCGCTTCGGCGCATCCGGACTGCTGCGCCAGCGCATCGAGGCGGGACAACGACCCGACCTCTTCTTCTCTGCCGATCTCCACCATCCACGGCAACTCCAGGAAGCCGGACTTGCCGGACCGCCTCACGCGATCCTCAGCAACACGCTGTGCCTCATCCTGCGCGCCGGGCTGAAAGTTGAGCCTGATACGCTTCTCGATGCGTTGCTGGCGCGCGATGTGACGATCGGCATGTCGACGCCCGGAGACGATCCTTCCGGCGATTATGCGCTCGAATTCTTCCGCAGGTGCGACGCGCTACGTCCGGGCAGCTTCGACAGCTTGAGCGTCAAGGCCCGCCGGCTGACAGGGAGCGTGGACAAGCCCAAGGCGCCCGGCGGCCGAAATCTCTATGGCTGGCTGATGGCCAAGCCTGCTGCCGATATTTTCGTGACCTACCGAACGAACGCGACAATCGCTTTGCAGGAAGAACCTTCGCTGGGCGTTGTGGATCTGCCGGAAAATCTCGCGGTGGGCGCGACCTACGGACTTGCGCTCCTCGATGGGGCCGGCGATGCCGCGAAGCGCTTTGCCGACCACCTGTCGAGCGACAGTGTCGGCGACATCTTCGCGCGCCACGGATTCACGCATCTGACGGGTACGCGGCCATGA
- a CDS encoding branched-chain amino acid ABC transporter permease LivH (LivHMGF is the membrane component of the LIV-I/LS branched-chain amino acid transporter), with product MEYFVQQLINGLTLGSIYGLIAIGYTMVYGIIGMINFAHGDIFMVGSFIAMILIVALGITAGAGFIVLILALMLVLLMAMLFTSAWGWTVERIAYRPLRGSFRLAPLITAIGMSIVLQNFVQIVQGARVKPLPPLVSGGYTIMDGNGFDVQISNIQILILVTTVVLMCVFTYIINNTALGRSLRACEQDRKMASLVGINVDRTISLTFVLGAALAAVAGFMYLLYYGVIDFYIGFIAGVKAFTAAVLGGIGSLPGAMLGGILIGLIETFWSGYFSVEYKDVAAFFILAAVLIFLPSGLLGKPEVEKV from the coding sequence GTGGAATATTTCGTTCAGCAGTTGATCAACGGGCTGACGCTGGGGTCCATCTATGGGCTCATCGCGATCGGTTACACGATGGTCTACGGCATTATCGGCATGATCAATTTCGCCCATGGCGACATCTTCATGGTCGGATCGTTCATTGCCATGATCCTGATCGTCGCGCTTGGCATCACGGCCGGCGCCGGTTTCATCGTGCTCATCCTGGCGCTGATGCTCGTGCTTCTGATGGCCATGCTCTTCACGTCCGCCTGGGGCTGGACGGTGGAGCGGATCGCCTACCGGCCGCTGCGAGGCTCCTTCCGCCTCGCGCCGCTGATCACTGCGATCGGCATGTCGATTGTGCTGCAGAACTTCGTTCAGATCGTTCAGGGTGCACGCGTCAAGCCGCTTCCTCCGCTGGTTTCCGGTGGATACACGATCATGGACGGCAACGGCTTCGACGTTCAGATCTCCAACATTCAGATCCTGATCCTGGTGACGACGGTCGTGTTGATGTGTGTGTTCACCTACATCATCAACAACACCGCGCTCGGCCGGTCGCTGCGTGCCTGCGAGCAGGATCGCAAGATGGCGTCGCTCGTCGGCATCAACGTCGACCGCACCATCTCGCTGACCTTCGTGCTCGGCGCTGCGCTCGCAGCCGTCGCGGGCTTCATGTATCTGCTCTATTACGGCGTGATCGATTTCTACATCGGCTTCATAGCCGGCGTTAAGGCGTTCACCGCCGCCGTGCTCGGCGGCATCGGCTCGCTGCCGGGCGCCATGCTCGGTGGTATCCTGATCGGACTGATCGAGACCTTCTGGTCCGGCTACTTCTCCGTCGAATACAAAGACGTGGCCGCGTTCTTCATCCTGGCCGCCGTGCTGATCTTCCTGCCGTCGGGCCTGCTCGGCAAACCTGAAGTCGAGAAGGTCTGA